A single genomic interval of Spinacia oleracea cultivar Varoflay chromosome 6, BTI_SOV_V1, whole genome shotgun sequence harbors:
- the LOC130462978 gene encoding uncharacterized protein, translating to MSGGSPIPKLKRIRKYIDSVNIISQERFIYAFQIDQPEEVKPEEVKPTKDSLKGAKMGERTFKEMAAPNTGDDPLCIVFTELDKPLKLNSGFLNLLPKYYGKSGENPHRHLKEFKVVCSSMNLEGVEQDHIRLHAFPFSLQDVAKDWLYDLPAGSIKTWNVMASTFLGKYFPASLIGSIRMEICGIRQHDNESLYEYWERFKRLCSSCPQHQISDQLLIQYFYEGLLPTDRGMIDASSGGALVDKTPTQARALISNMAQNTQQHGTRNDVKRVNGVDLSGIQNQLQENAQQIATLTTLVSKIVASNESKARVCGICYNESHPTDKCPDLQSEDVNAIGGYSGQRKYDPYSQTYNEGWKDHPNLRYGNRPQLPQSDQPRQYGQPNPPSQSGPSLEDLVKQLTNQIGQVHNQGVEYQKKTDTRLHHIDTQIGQICTSLSNLETQLSGKLPSQTIPNPNGHVKAVTLGVVKC from the coding sequence ATGAGCGGTGGCTCACCTATTCCTAAACTCAAGCGAATCAGGAAGTATATCGATTCTGTGAACATCATAAGTCAAGAGCGATTCATCTACGCGTTTCAAATAGATCAACCAGAAGAGGTGAAACCAGAGGAAGTTAAACCAACAAAAGACAGTCTAAAAGGAGCGAAAATGGGTGAACGAACTTTTAAGGAGATGGCAGCCCCAAATACGGGAGATGATCCTCTCTGCATTGTGTTTACAGAGTTGGACAAACCCCTAAAGCTGAATTCAGGTTTCCTTAATCTTCTTCCCAAATATTATGGGAAGTCAGGTGAGAATCCTCATCGACATTTAAAagagtttaaggttgtttgttctTCTATGAATCTTGAAGGAGTTGAACAGGATCATATTAGATTGCatgcttttcctttttctttgcaaGATGTAGCTAAAGATTGGTTGTATGATCTTCCTGCTGGATCAATTAAGACTTGGAATGTTATGGCATCAACTTTTCTAGGAAAATACTTTCCAGCAAGTCTAATTGGATCCATCAGGATGGAGATATGTGGCATTAGGCAGCATGATAATGAGTCCTTGTATGAGTATTGGGAACGTTTTAAGAGATTATGTTCATCCTGTCCCCAACATCAGATTAGTGACCAACTATTAATTCAATACTTTTATGAAGGCCTATTGCCTACTGATAGGGGTATGATAGATGCTTCGAGTGGGGGGGCATTAGTGGATAAAACACCAACCCAAGCTAGGGCTTTAATTTCTAATATGGCTCAAAACACCCAACAACATGGTACTAGAAATGATGTTAAAAGAGTAAATGGAGTTGATTTAAGTGGTATTCAGAATCAATTACAAGAAAATGCTCAACAAATTGCTACTTTAACTACTCTTGTGTCTAAAATTGTTGCTAGTAATGAGTCTAAAGCTAGAGTTTGTGGAATTTGCTATAATGAGTCTCATCCTACTGATAAATGTCCTGACTTGCAATCTGAAGATGTGAATGCTATAGGTGGTTATTCTGGCCAAAGGAAATATGATCCTTACTCACAGACTTATAATGAAGGTTGGAAAGACCACCCTAATCTAAGGTATGGAAATAGACCACAACTTCCACAATCTGATCAACCAAGGCAATACGGTCAACCAAATCCACCATCCCAATCTGGTCCTTCACTAGAAGATTTAGTTAAGCAACTAACAAATCAAATAGGGCAAGTCCATAACCAGGGTGTTGAGTATCAAAAGAAAACTGACACGCGCCTTCATCATATAGACACTCAAATAGGTCAGATTTGCACTTCTCTAAGTAATCTTGAAACTCAACTTTCAGGTAAACTTCCATCACAAACAATCCCTAATCCCAATGGTCATGTTAAAGCTGTCACGCTAGGAGTGGTAAAGTGTTAA
- the LOC130462979 gene encoding uncharacterized protein, with product METFIAHQTKTNVDIDKRQSEVTSSVQQLQAHNKIIETQLGQIAQHVGSSSSSSGPQLPSQTVLNPKEHIKAITLRSGKGYEGPVMREEVATKRDEGCGEEEKVESERVQSEKSEQTQCEKSDSKSEEVVIKERVTSEHSLLTNKAKLEEATVSLPMEVSAIIQNKLLEKHSDLGSFSIPVKIGDLEPKNALCDLGASVSLMPLSMAQRLNVGGMKPTRMSLQLADRSVPLILGRPFLSTAGVVIDVKDGRLTLNVGDEKITFTLQQAMNSPDE from the exons ATGGAGACTTTCATTGCTCATCAAACCAAGACAAATGTGGATATCGACAAGCGCCAAAGTGAGGTAACTTCTTCGGTCCAACAACTCCAAGCCCACAACAAGATCATAGAGACTCAATTGGGTCAAATTGCACAACATGTGGGAAGTTCTTCTTCAAGTTCCGGTCCTCAACTTCCGAGCCAAACTGTTTTGAACCCAAAAGAGCACATAAAAGCAATCACTTTGAGATCGGGAAAAGGCTATGAAGGTCCGGTCATGAGAGAAGAGGTAGCCACAAAGAGAGATGAGGGATGTGGAGAAGAAGAGAAAGTTGAGAGTGAAAGAGTGCAAAGTGAGAAAAGTGAGCAAACACAATGTGAGAAGAGTGACTCAAAGAGTGAAGAGGTTGTGATTAAGGAGA GGGTTACAAGTGAACATTCACTTCTTACCAACAAGGCAAAGCTTGAAGAAGCAACCGTTTCTCTTCCTATGGAAGTGAGTGCTATCATTCAAAACAAGCTTCTAGAAAAGCATAGTGATCTGGGTAGCTTCTCAATACCGGTGAAGATTGGTGATCTAGAGCCAAAGAATGCCCTTTGTGATCTTGGGGCAAGTGTTAGCCTTATGCCTCTCTCTATGGCTCAAAGGCTAAATGTTGGGGGAATGAAGCCTACACGGATGTCACTTCAACTAGCCGACCGTTCG gTTCCTCTTATTCTAGGAAGGCCTTTCCTTTCTACGGCGGGAGTTGTTATTGATGTGAAAGATGGGCGGTTGACTTTGAATGTTGGAGATGAGAAAATCACTTTTACTCTTCAACAAGCAATGAACTCACCTGATGAATGA